A single window of Chitinophagales bacterium DNA harbors:
- a CDS encoding glycosyltransferase family protein, translated as MKITAIIQARSTSSRLPNKVLLPLPFNGQTTVLEQVVRRARCSKRLDEVLIATTINASDDAIVELCEQKGIPYFRGSEENVLERYYLAAKSIGTDYVVRITSDCPCMDAEVIDRVIDNHFETKADFTSNATERTFPYGIDLSIFSFKMLEEAYQNAQHRYEKEHVTTYFYKTRPDKFRLNVVKATKDTYAPDIRVTLDTQEDYTLLCIVYDYLYSNNPFFDIHDILGLFEEKPWLKGVNNKVHQKLAHKNLESELEEVKVYCKQQDLEKALHFITMNSANDE; from the coding sequence ATGAAAATTACTGCCATCATACAAGCAAGAAGCACTTCGAGTCGTTTGCCCAACAAAGTACTTTTGCCGCTACCCTTCAATGGTCAAACGACTGTTTTAGAGCAAGTCGTGCGTCGAGCCAGATGTTCCAAAAGATTGGATGAAGTCCTAATCGCCACAACAATCAATGCTTCAGATGATGCCATTGTTGAGCTTTGTGAGCAAAAAGGCATTCCGTATTTTAGAGGTAGTGAAGAAAACGTATTGGAGCGTTATTATTTGGCTGCCAAGAGTATAGGTACAGATTATGTAGTGCGAATTACGAGTGATTGTCCTTGTATGGATGCTGAGGTGATTGATAGGGTCATTGACAATCATTTTGAAACAAAAGCAGATTTCACTTCCAATGCTACTGAACGCACCTTTCCGTATGGTATAGACTTGAGTATTTTTAGCTTCAAAATGCTGGAGGAAGCATATCAAAATGCACAGCATAGGTATGAAAAGGAACATGTGACTACTTATTTTTACAAAACACGCCCTGATAAATTTCGATTAAATGTCGTCAAAGCGACAAAAGATACATATGCTCCTGATATTCGAGTAACATTGGACACACAGGAAGACTATACACTGCTCTGTATCGTATATGATTATTTATACTCAAATAACCCGTTTTTTGACATTCATGATATTTTAGGACTATTTGAAGAAAAACCTTGGCTGAAAGGAGTAAATAATAAGGTGCATCAAAAATTGGCACATAAAAATTTAGAGAGTGAATTAGAGGAAGTGAAAGTGTATTGTAAACAACAGGATTTAGAAAAAGCCTTACATTTTATTACAATGAATAGTGCCAATGATGAATAA
- a CDS encoding MoxR family ATPase produces MANTTIWTGSDLYLCDTELAQAFHIARVLGMPLLIEGEPGTGKTELPLQFAKSLGLDLFVYPVGSKSTVDQFVAKFDHVKYLRDSQIEVLNAQREEKGLDKKLSTGGRSTEKMDDYVLLGPAAMAYTHHNSVLLIDEIDKAPREFPNDLLYALSHRKFVLPESGRVIEVNEEDMPAIVITSNREQELPTAFKGRCIYHYISFPTPDLMREIVLKHFPTINNTLIERALQLFYQFRHLGLERSPSTRELLNWLKYLNTFDHNEAIAKLEAKDGIGVLVKTKADMEKVKQRYN; encoded by the coding sequence ATGGCAAATACAACTATTTGGACAGGTTCTGACCTTTATTTATGTGATACTGAATTAGCACAGGCATTTCACATAGCTCGTGTTTTGGGAATGCCCTTACTTATTGAAGGAGAGCCTGGTACAGGTAAGACAGAGCTACCTTTGCAGTTCGCCAAAAGTTTGGGCTTGGATTTGTTTGTCTATCCTGTTGGTTCCAAAAGCACTGTTGATCAATTTGTTGCTAAATTTGACCATGTAAAATACCTTCGAGATTCACAGATTGAAGTATTGAATGCCCAGAGGGAAGAAAAGGGTCTCGACAAAAAACTAAGCACTGGCGGCAGAAGTACCGAAAAAATGGATGACTATGTATTACTTGGCCCTGCTGCAATGGCATATACGCATCACAACTCAGTGTTATTGATTGATGAAATAGACAAAGCTCCTCGTGAATTTCCCAACGACTTACTTTATGCTTTGAGTCATCGAAAATTTGTATTGCCAGAATCGGGTCGAGTCATTGAAGTGAATGAAGAGGATATGCCTGCCATCGTAATCACAAGCAACAGAGAACAAGAATTACCTACCGCTTTCAAAGGTCGCTGTATTTACCATTACATTTCGTTTCCTACACCTGATTTGATGCGTGAAATCGTATTGAAACACTTTCCGACAATAAACAATACCTTGATAGAAAGGGCATTGCAGCTATTCTACCAGTTTCGACATTTGGGTTTAGAGCGTTCACCTTCTACTAGAGAATTGCTCAATTGGCTCAAATATTTGAATACCTTCGACCACAATGAGGCAATCGCCAAATTGGAGGCAAAAGATGGAATTGGCGTATTGGTAAAAACCAAGGCAGATATGGAGAAGGTAAAACAGCGGTATAACTAA
- a CDS encoding UDP-3-O-(3-hydroxymyristoyl)glucosamine N-acyltransferase yields MKLGHIVSLNTLKQIIDVSIIEGEADSIDGINEIHKVSEGDVTFVDHPKYYQKALQSAATVVIIDRADVPNPLNRTLLLSKDPFADYVKLVQHFCPFIPMTSNISSTATIGDGTILQPNVTIGNDVTIGKNCVIHPNVVIYDHAIIGDNVVIHANTTIGADAFYYKNRGTHFDRMTSCGRVVIEDFVEVGANCTIDKGVSGDTVIGEHTKIDNLTHIAHGVIIGKRCLIAAQVGIAGKTTIEDEVTIWGQVGISKDLTIGKKAVISAKSGVSKSLEGGKWYFGVPAREGKKAHRELAALRMLPDFLKKK; encoded by the coding sequence ATGAAGTTAGGTCATATTGTATCTTTAAATACCTTGAAACAAATCATAGATGTGAGTATTATTGAAGGTGAAGCAGATAGTATAGACGGCATCAATGAAATACATAAGGTTTCGGAAGGAGATGTAACTTTTGTGGATCATCCAAAATATTATCAGAAAGCCCTTCAATCGGCTGCAACTGTGGTGATTATTGACCGAGCAGATGTGCCCAATCCGCTAAACCGTACCTTGTTGTTGTCGAAAGATCCTTTTGCGGATTATGTGAAATTGGTACAACATTTCTGCCCATTTATACCCATGACTTCAAATATAAGTTCTACTGCAACGATTGGCGATGGAACTATTTTGCAGCCCAATGTGACGATTGGAAACGATGTGACGATTGGGAAAAACTGCGTAATTCACCCAAATGTAGTGATTTATGACCATGCAATTATTGGTGACAATGTGGTGATTCATGCTAATACAACCATTGGGGCCGATGCATTTTACTACAAAAACCGAGGTACTCATTTTGACCGAATGACCTCTTGTGGAAGGGTCGTTATTGAAGATTTTGTAGAAGTTGGCGCAAATTGTACGATTGACAAAGGAGTGTCAGGTGATACGGTGATTGGCGAACACACCAAAATAGACAATCTCACGCACATTGCACATGGAGTGATCATCGGTAAGAGGTGTTTGATTGCAGCTCAGGTGGGCATTGCAGGAAAAACAACGATTGAAGATGAGGTGACGATTTGGGGACAAGTAGGTATTTCGAAGGATTTGACGATTGGCAAAAAGGCGGTTATTTCTGCAAAATCAGGTGTATCGAAATCTTTGGAAGGCGGCAAATGGTATTTTGGAGTTCCTGCGAGAGAGGGCAAAAAGGCGCATCGTGAACTGGCAGCTTTGCGGATGCTGCCCGATTTTTTGAAAAAGAAATAA